The Sandaracinus amylolyticus genomic interval GCAGCGAGCCAGAGCTGCATCGCGCCCATGATCGCGACGAACACGATCGCGGTGAGCGCGATCCCCGCGTACTTGCCGATCAAGAACTCGTGTCGTCGGATCGGCTTGGGGAGGATCACGTAGAGCGTCTTGCGCTCGATCTCCTTGTAGAGCAGCGACGAGCCCAGGAAGATCGCGACCACCACGGAGAAGAGCGAGATCGACGCGAGGCCGAGGTCGCGCACCACGCGCTCCTGCTGATCGAGCGAGAGCTCCGCGAGCGCGAGCGTGAAGAGCAGGAGCGCGGTCGCGAACCCGAGCACGCCGTAGAGCACGCGATCGCGCACCGCCTCGCGGAACGTGTTGATCGCGATCGCCCAGACGCGGCCCATCGGCCGCGCATCCTAGCTCACGTCGCGGTCAGTTGAGCCAGCGCGGACGCTCGTCCTCGCTCGACTGACCGCCGGGGATGACCTGCAGGTGCGACGCGCCACCGCGCCGCCGCGGCCCGTTGCCGCCCGCCTTTTTCGTCGGCTTCGCCGGGCGCTGCTCGATCCAGCGCACGAAGAGCACCGCGGCCGCGAGCGCGCCGAGCGCGATGAGCAGCGGCGTCGGCGTGCGCGCCCACATCGACTGGAGCGCGGTGACGACGAGGAACACGCCGAGCGCGTGCCACGCGCTCATCGCCGGCATGAACACGAAGTTCACCGGCGCGCCGCGCGTGATCACCGCGAACGCGCCCATCATCGCCCACGAGATCGCGCCCGCGCCCGCGGCCGGCACCGCGTAATCACGGAAGAGCAGCCCGAAGACGAGGGGCAGCACCGCCCCACCGATCACCGACACGACCACGAGCTGGATCGTGCGGTTGCGCCCCAGGTGCGACTCCGCCATCGCGCCGAACGTCCAGACGAGCAACAGGTCGATCGCGCGCGAGATCACCGCGCTCGAGCCCACGTACTCCACCAGCGGATACGTCGCCCACTGCCACGCCAGCGGCACGTCGAGCTCGGGCGAGAGCGCGAGCCAGTCGAAGAGCGGCAGCCCGATGAGGCCCTGCAGCAGGCTCTGCGCGACGAACGACGCGAAGAGCACCACGAGGATCACGCGGACGACGGGTGTGAGCGGCGGGAACGCGAACCTCATGCAGACACCCTCCGGGGAGCGATGGGGGAGCGGGACGAGCCCGAGCACCGACGCGCTTCACGAAGCGTTCCACGTTCGGCGCACGACGGCGAGCGCGACCTGTCTTGACCGCCCGATCGACATGCTTACCGTGCGGCTCGTCGCCCGAGGCGACGCCGAGGCCGAGCGAACAGCTCGCGAGTGCGGCGTCGACCGAGGGCAGAGCCAACCACGTGTGTCGACGCGCGGACGGGCGAGATCCGTCTCGCGCAGGGAGGAGTACGCCGATGCTGACCCGCTGGGATCCCTTCACCGAGATGAGCCGCCTCCAGGACGAGCTGTTCCGTTCTTCGTTCGCCCCGCGCGGTGCCGCGGCGACGCGCTCGACCTTCTCGCCCGCGGTCGACGTCTTCGAGGACGCCGACGCGATCTTCGTGCAGGCCGAGCTCCCCGGGCTGAAGCTCGAGGAGATCAGCGTGGGCGTCGAGAACGACGTCCTGACGTTCAGCGGCGAGCGCAAGAGCGAGCGCGAGGAGGGCCACTACCTGCGCGAGCGCTGGGTCGGCGCGTTCTCGCGCTCGTTCAAGC includes:
- a CDS encoding Hsp20/alpha crystallin family protein, with amino-acid sequence MLTRWDPFTEMSRLQDELFRSSFAPRGAAATRSTFSPAVDVFEDADAIFVQAELPGLKLEEISVGVENDVLTFSGERKSEREEGHYLRERWVGAFSRSFKLPRTVDVEKIEATLKDGILTVRLPKRENVKARRIEVKS
- a CDS encoding rhomboid family intramembrane serine protease yields the protein MRFAFPPLTPVVRVILVVLFASFVAQSLLQGLIGLPLFDWLALSPELDVPLAWQWATYPLVEYVGSSAVISRAIDLLLVWTFGAMAESHLGRNRTIQLVVVSVIGGAVLPLVFGLLFRDYAVPAAGAGAISWAMMGAFAVITRGAPVNFVFMPAMSAWHALGVFLVVTALQSMWARTPTPLLIALGALAAAVLFVRWIEQRPAKPTKKAGGNGPRRRGGASHLQVIPGGQSSEDERPRWLN